From Desulfatiglans sp., one genomic window encodes:
- a CDS encoding IS110 family transposase: MHVEEITRIKEFRQIRKEIRGSDKYLLVGIDVGKEKHYAFYGTANGKTLERRLVFWNTFSGIEMLMDHANAIKEGNNLEKVVYGMEPTSNYHKPLAEYLIRCGCNVVLVSGVSVARNRELLDGRWDKHDGKDAANVADLISQGKCQYYDYPSLEVRDLRGLLSLKRMLKKQEHRIKVRIRNNVIAQYFPEFDSQFAKGRSESLAVVKWCIRPKDINLLEYEQFEEMIAPRVRTRAQADRIKSIWLDANESIGCKAGDALQFVSRLMVEELQSIRASIKKLDEQVEKICSGFPECQYLLSIPGFGPDISAKVLGAIGNPLRFENCKQVIKLVGYDLSASRTGKTSDKAVSVISKRGNAHLRYALYQAAFIASTSNSYFKRYYANQLKGREREKGIKTKMKVKLAAKMLIIAWTLMKNKEPFDPAYLNIEH; this comes from the coding sequence ATGCACGTAGAAGAAATTACCAGAATAAAAGAGTTTCGTCAAATAAGGAAAGAGATAAGGGGATCGGATAAATACTTGCTTGTAGGCATAGATGTTGGGAAAGAAAAACATTATGCATTTTATGGTACAGCAAATGGTAAGACCCTGGAAAGGAGGCTGGTCTTTTGGAATACCTTCAGTGGGATTGAGATGCTGATGGATCATGCAAATGCGATAAAGGAAGGTAATAACCTGGAAAAGGTAGTGTATGGGATGGAACCCACATCTAATTACCACAAACCCCTTGCGGAGTACCTGATAAGATGTGGATGCAATGTAGTTCTTGTATCAGGTGTTTCAGTAGCGAGAAACCGTGAGTTACTGGATGGGAGGTGGGATAAGCATGATGGTAAGGATGCAGCCAATGTAGCTGATCTTATATCCCAGGGTAAATGCCAGTACTATGATTACCCATCTTTGGAAGTAAGAGACCTGAGGGGTTTACTTTCACTGAAAAGGATGCTGAAGAAACAGGAACACAGGATAAAAGTCAGGATAAGAAATAACGTTATAGCCCAGTATTTTCCTGAGTTTGACAGTCAGTTTGCTAAAGGACGTTCTGAAAGCCTTGCTGTAGTGAAGTGGTGCATAAGACCAAAAGACATTAACCTTCTTGAATATGAACAATTTGAAGAGATGATAGCCCCCAGGGTAAGGACAAGGGCTCAGGCGGACAGAATAAAGTCTATTTGGCTGGACGCCAATGAATCAATAGGGTGTAAAGCAGGTGATGCATTGCAGTTTGTGTCGAGGCTAATGGTCGAGGAGTTGCAAAGCATAAGAGCCTCTATAAAAAAGTTAGATGAACAGGTAGAAAAGATTTGTTCAGGATTTCCTGAATGCCAATATCTTTTATCCATTCCCGGTTTTGGCCCTGATATATCAGCAAAGGTCTTAGGAGCCATAGGAAACCCATTAAGGTTTGAGAATTGTAAGCAGGTAATAAAACTTGTCGGATATGACCTTAGCGCCAGCAGGACTGGAAAGACCTCTGATAAAGCTGTGTCTGTAATATCAAAAAGAGGTAACGCTCATTTGAGGTATGCCCTTTACCAGGCGGCATTTATAGCATCAACAAGTAATAGCTATTTTAAGAGATATTACGCCAACCAGCTTAAAGGCAGGGAACGTGAGAAGGGTATAAAGACCAAGATGAAGGTAAAGCTTGCAGCGAAGATGCTGATAATAGCCTGGACATTGATGAAGAATAAGGAGCCGTTTGATCCAGCGTATTTAAATATAGAGCACTAA
- the gmhB gene encoding D-glycero-beta-D-manno-heptose 1,7-bisphosphate 7-phosphatase: protein MKRPAIFIDRDGTINEQMGYINHLSRFHILHGVPEAIRLLNENNFLVIVVSNQSGIARGYFSLELLEQIHTYMKDTLQKSGAEIDAIFYCPHYPRSKIKEYAIECDCRKPKTGMIKKAMEKFDIDLEKSYMIGDHFTDLEFASKSNIKSIMVKTGYGLGEVDFILPGFNHKPVFIADDLLDAVKWILKK, encoded by the coding sequence ATGAAAAGGCCAGCCATCTTTATAGATCGAGACGGAACAATAAATGAACAGATGGGTTATATCAACCACCTGAGCAGGTTTCATATTTTACATGGTGTACCTGAGGCAATAAGGCTTTTAAATGAGAATAATTTTCTTGTTATTGTGGTCTCAAACCAGTCAGGCATTGCACGGGGCTATTTCTCCCTTGAGCTGCTTGAACAGATCCATACATATATGAAAGATACCTTACAAAAATCAGGGGCAGAGATAGATGCCATCTTTTACTGCCCTCATTACCCCAGAAGCAAGATTAAGGAATATGCCATAGAATGTGACTGCCGTAAACCAAAGACAGGCATGATTAAAAAGGCTATGGAAAAATTTGATATAGACCTTGAAAAGTCATACATGATCGGAGACCACTTTACAGACCTTGAATTTGCCAGTAAGAGCAATATTAAAAGCATCATGGTAAAGACAGGGTATGGTCTTGGAGAGGTTGATTTCATTCTTCCGGGGTTCAATCATAAACCTGTGTTTATAGCCGATGATCTCCTGGATGCTGTGAAGTGGATACTCAAAAAATAG
- a CDS encoding WecB/TagA/CpsF family glycosyltransferase — MLKRECISVLGIPIDNLTMTEAVDSVFRLIDDYRESDTPKYVATVNVDFITNTISWSSERSRHPELLDILRRADLVTADGMPVVWISRLMGSPLKERVAGSDMLPFISKKAVELNKSIFLFGARPGIADNAAKILMERYPGLKIAGTYSPDITTEGEAMLDSLEEDRKIVTMINQSGADILFIGLGNPKQEIWFNRNRDNIRVPVSIGVGGSFSFITGDVSRAPYWMQRNGLEWIYRIYKDPVRLWKRYFISFFKLGFSILLPILLHKTGRLILKIGSQKLYTSNRATINVRTEEKAVKLKMPCNATKESISDVWSFILNNKDSSFVIDLNDTRHLDLYVMGFLVDVWSYCNSINKSMFMTGIKPCVAKLLKYNRLWDIVKEWNQNDSVNITEKTGDVSDKTSFSYTTSFKEGLFKIELFGRLDAANITKIDMQGILESIDDNNCVINLKGLKFVDSTGLTFFIKIKKHLFLHNKIPFICNANKDIMQIFNIMKLNSLFKVIADFDNDKFLSRGSI, encoded by the coding sequence ATGCTAAAAAGAGAGTGTATATCAGTTTTAGGTATCCCCATTGATAACCTGACAATGACTGAAGCGGTTGACTCAGTATTCAGGCTGATAGACGACTACAGAGAGAGCGATACGCCCAAATATGTAGCAACCGTAAATGTTGATTTTATAACAAACACCATATCATGGAGTAGTGAACGCTCGCGTCATCCTGAACTGCTGGATATTTTGAGACGCGCTGATCTTGTTACTGCTGATGGCATGCCTGTTGTCTGGATATCAAGGCTAATGGGTTCGCCTCTTAAGGAAAGGGTTGCAGGGTCTGACATGCTCCCTTTCATATCAAAAAAGGCTGTAGAACTTAATAAATCCATATTTTTATTTGGCGCAAGACCAGGTATTGCTGACAATGCTGCAAAGATACTTATGGAGAGATATCCCGGGCTTAAAATAGCAGGAACATACTCCCCTGATATTACTACTGAAGGGGAAGCCATGCTTGATTCCCTTGAGGAAGACAGGAAGATCGTTACCATGATAAACCAATCAGGGGCTGATATACTTTTTATTGGCCTAGGTAATCCTAAACAGGAGATATGGTTTAACAGAAACAGGGATAATATCAGGGTGCCGGTATCAATAGGTGTAGGCGGCTCTTTCAGTTTTATTACCGGTGATGTATCAAGGGCGCCTTACTGGATGCAGAGAAATGGACTTGAGTGGATATACAGGATATACAAGGACCCTGTCCGTTTATGGAAACGTTATTTTATTAGTTTTTTTAAACTTGGCTTCTCCATTTTGCTCCCGATACTTTTACATAAGACAGGCAGGTTGATATTAAAAATAGGGTCTCAAAAATTGTACACCTCAAATAGAGCTACTATCAATGTAAGGACTGAAGAAAAGGCTGTTAAACTGAAGATGCCCTGTAATGCAACAAAGGAATCAATCTCTGATGTCTGGTCTTTCATCCTTAATAATAAGGATTCATCATTTGTTATTGATCTTAATGATACAAGGCACCTGGATCTTTATGTTATGGGTTTTCTGGTTGATGTATGGAGTTATTGCAACAGCATCAATAAAAGTATGTTCATGACAGGCATAAAACCATGTGTAGCTAAATTACTAAAATATAATCGTCTGTGGGATATTGTAAAAGAATGGAATCAGAATGATTCTGTAAATATTACTGAAAAAACAGGGGATGTAAGCGATAAAACCTCCTTCTCATATACAACATCCTTCAAGGAAGGTCTTTTTAAAATAGAGCTTTTTGGCAGACTTGATGCAGCAAACATAACTAAGATTGATATGCAGGGCATTTTAGAATCCATAGACGATAATAACTGTGTCATTAATCTGAAAGGGTTGAAATTTGTAGACAGTACAGGTCTTACGTTCTTTATCAAAATAAAAAAACATCTTTTTTTACATAACAAAATCCCTTTTATATGCAATGCCAACAAGGATATCATGCAGATATTCAACATTATGAAACTGAATAGCCTGTTCAAGGTAATAGCGGATTTTGATAATGACAAATTTCTATCAAGGGGTTCAATATGA
- a CDS encoding sugar transferase — protein MRENVLRDRLFDRYAKGGSRFARFRSVIYYIFKRYSWHLVIKSTLIIKRCFDVILSILLILALSPVFLITVLFIKVEDWGPVIYCQQRVGLKGKRFIIYKFRSMITDADRIRNDLDNLNETQSLIFKIKKDPRLTRTGKIIRKLSIDELPQLFNVLKGDMSIVGPRPPIPSEVSQYRLRDLKRLDVTPGLTCFWQVSGRSNIGFDGQVDLDLQYIESQSIWTDIKLLFKTIPAVLTGKGAY, from the coding sequence GTGCGGGAAAATGTTTTAAGAGACAGACTTTTTGACAGATACGCAAAAGGCGGGAGCAGGTTTGCCCGCTTTCGTTCTGTCATCTATTATATTTTCAAGCGTTACAGCTGGCATCTTGTTATTAAATCCACCTTGATAATCAAACGATGTTTTGATGTTATTCTATCTATATTATTGATCCTTGCGCTGTCACCGGTTTTCCTTATTACAGTCTTATTTATTAAAGTTGAAGACTGGGGGCCTGTAATATATTGTCAGCAACGTGTAGGCCTAAAGGGCAAAAGATTTATCATATACAAATTCAGGTCAATGATAACTGATGCAGACCGTATAAGAAATGATTTAGATAACCTGAATGAGACCCAGTCTCTTATTTTTAAGATTAAAAAAGACCCCAGGCTGACACGTACAGGAAAGATCATAAGGAAGCTGTCTATTGATGAGCTGCCTCAGCTCTTTAATGTCCTCAAAGGAGACATGTCAATAGTCGGGCCCCGCCCCCCTATTCCATCAGAGGTCTCACAATACAGGCTTAGAGATCTTAAAAGGCTTGATGTTACTCCAGGGTTAACCTGTTTCTGGCAGGTCAGTGGAAGGAGCAATATAGGCTTTGATGGCCAGGTGGATCTTGATCTGCAATATATAGAAAGCCAGTCCATATGGACAGATATTAAACTCCTTTTCAAAACCATACCGGCGGTACTTACAGGGAAGGGGGCATATTGA
- a CDS encoding PEP-CTERM sorting domain-containing protein: MKKQILSLLFCMMLLLISLASNPAYAKKPPWAGEPGGPKDYDPPPSAPEPISMILIGMGASGVAGYYLGKRKKK; this comes from the coding sequence ATGAAAAAACAAATTTTATCCTTATTATTTTGTATGATGCTGCTACTTATCTCTTTAGCCAGTAATCCTGCATATGCAAAAAAGCCACCATGGGCAGGTGAGCCGGGCGGGCCAAAGGATTATGATCCCCCGCCATCTGCTCCTGAACCCATATCCATGATACTTATAGGTATGGGGGCGAGTGGTGTCGCAGGTTATTATTTAGGGAAGAGAAAGAAAAAGTAG
- a CDS encoding exosortase/archaeosortase family protein: METAEQKDFSNKQEYFLYCIIICIATYLLFYPYFKWLYILWKNDPFDTFGYLVPLVSSWIIFSKRKEIFSKPVGKNKWGWVIFISGVTLAILYWWNRQAVVASLGLPIVLFGLSMIVWGKERSRLLIFPLFFLVFLYPWGDILDAVVGLQLRLFSVNVAYFLYKCMGMDAAVSGTLLYTGQFLVDIAPACSGLTILNVLLFMGAIGAYLYNGRKSKGVMIFVSVIPLSIFLNTIRIYFTGLAGHFINEETAMSFYHDISGMLIFGLAMLILYFEACIFNRMDETK, from the coding sequence ATGGAAACAGCCGAACAAAAAGATTTTTCTAATAAACAGGAATATTTTTTATACTGCATAATAATATGTATAGCAACCTATCTGCTTTTTTACCCATACTTTAAATGGCTTTATATATTATGGAAGAATGATCCTTTTGATACCTTCGGTTATCTTGTGCCTCTTGTTTCAAGCTGGATTATATTTTCTAAAAGAAAGGAGATATTTTCAAAACCTGTGGGTAAAAATAAATGGGGGTGGGTTATTTTTATTTCAGGCGTTACTCTTGCAATTCTCTATTGGTGGAACAGACAGGCAGTTGTGGCATCTCTTGGTTTGCCAATTGTCCTTTTTGGCCTGTCGATGATTGTGTGGGGAAAAGAGCGAAGTCGTTTACTTATCTTCCCTCTCTTTTTTTTGGTTTTTCTCTATCCATGGGGCGATATCCTTGATGCTGTAGTTGGATTACAATTAAGACTATTCAGTGTGAATGTTGCCTATTTTTTATATAAATGCATGGGGATGGATGCGGCTGTTTCCGGCACCTTGTTATACACCGGGCAATTTCTTGTAGATATTGCGCCTGCATGCAGCGGGCTAACCATATTAAATGTGCTCCTGTTCATGGGCGCTATTGGGGCATATTTGTATAATGGAAGAAAATCAAAAGGCGTAATGATCTTTGTATCGGTTATTCCTTTAAGTATTTTTCTGAACACCATTAGAATCTATTTTACAGGTCTGGCAGGGCATTTTATTAACGAGGAAACCGCCATGAGTTTTTATCATGACATATCTGGCATGCTTATATTCGGACTTGCAATGCTGATTTTGTATTTTGAAGCCTGCATCTTTAACCGAATGGATGAGACTAAATGA
- a CDS encoding exosortase/archaeosortase family protein produces MTIEKIGILKRILYIGLATGILIEIILIYKDIFIWMKTAWFNYPPDRFGIFIPLLFLFIFLYRLVRDPVKKLNGNRVGLLVILSGVLIFIAGIFVDIHIIQAASLIATCYGIVWYLMGTDWARKMLFPFCFLFLMLPTSSFLMESIFSVPLRNMIAKISCKILNSTGSPCETINCVMYLYDTELPVQYFRESISSLMMHMILTCIAAEFLFIKNWSKFLYLLLLWAPYVMISHSIIYLAMGWCYASGGINQSEIIWAFRKWLPALIHILMLIFTWAMIRKYSGRKENGSR; encoded by the coding sequence ATGACCATAGAAAAAATAGGTATATTAAAAAGGATTTTGTATATTGGACTGGCAACAGGGATACTGATTGAAATCATCCTGATATACAAGGATATTTTTATTTGGATGAAAACCGCATGGTTTAACTATCCTCCTGACAGGTTTGGCATTTTTATCCCCCTGCTTTTTTTATTCATATTCCTGTACAGGCTTGTAAGGGATCCTGTTAAAAAGTTAAATGGCAACAGGGTTGGACTCCTTGTAATATTAAGCGGGGTGTTAATCTTTATTGCCGGCATTTTTGTTGATATTCATATCATACAGGCAGCCTCACTTATTGCCACATGCTATGGCATTGTCTGGTATCTGATGGGCACTGACTGGGCAAGGAAAATGCTCTTTCCATTTTGCTTTCTTTTTTTAATGCTCCCTACCTCATCGTTTTTAATGGAGTCTATTTTCAGTGTACCCCTGAGAAACATGATTGCAAAAATTTCATGCAAAATACTCAATTCAACCGGGAGTCCGTGTGAAACAATAAACTGTGTTATGTATCTATATGACACAGAACTTCCTGTTCAATATTTCAGGGAATCCATATCATCATTAATGATGCATATGATCCTTACCTGTATTGCAGCGGAATTTTTATTTATAAAGAACTGGAGCAAGTTTTTATACCTTCTTTTGCTATGGGCCCCATACGTTATGATATCTCACAGCATCATTTATCTGGCAATGGGGTGGTGTTATGCATCAGGTGGTATTAATCAATCTGAAATCATCTGGGCATTCAGGAAATGGCTACCTGCTTTAATACATATTTTGATGCTTATTTTTACCTGGGCCATGATCAGAAAATACTCAGGGAGAAAAGAAAATGGCAGTAGATAA
- the epsI gene encoding EpsI family protein — protein MAVDKQVKKLKIIFLILLVVIIFLYWFDQKQKNIEIGYSLDNITMNIDGWKGGNISPSEKEKTWVEQGDLVIRGYQKDNNTVYLVAIQEKGDRHKVHSPQDCYSGSGWVILKKDSISIGDANSKIKIVRRMHVVKDSNSRLVYYWLTNGEDRTESFKRHLVLFLRDILVKGNFKSWVCFQISAEIKTDVEATSELIESFINDLDKQAASR, from the coding sequence ATGGCAGTAGATAAACAGGTAAAAAAATTAAAAATAATATTCCTGATTCTTCTAGTTGTAATCATTTTTTTGTACTGGTTCGATCAGAAACAAAAAAATATAGAAATAGGCTATTCGCTGGATAATATAACAATGAATATAGACGGATGGAAAGGGGGCAACATTTCTCCGAGTGAAAAGGAAAAAACCTGGGTAGAGCAGGGGGACCTGGTGATCAGAGGTTATCAAAAAGATAATAATACAGTATATCTGGTTGCAATACAGGAGAAGGGAGACCGTCACAAGGTCCACTCCCCGCAGGACTGTTACTCTGGTTCAGGCTGGGTGATCTTAAAGAAAGACAGTATAAGTATAGGTGATGCTAACAGCAAAATTAAAATTGTTCGCAGAATGCATGTGGTAAAGGACAGCAACTCAAGACTTGTCTATTACTGGTTAACAAATGGAGAGGATAGAACAGAAAGTTTTAAAAGACATCTGGTTTTGTTTCTGAGAGATATTCTGGTAAAAGGGAATTTCAAATCATGGGTTTGTTTTCAGATATCTGCTGAAATAAAAACTGATGTTGAGGCTACTTCTGAGCTGATTGAATCATTTATTAATGATCTTGATAAACAGGCTGCTTCAAGGTAA
- a CDS encoding glycosyltransferase family 2 protein, protein MNEPVDILFITFNRIEYVKKTIKHLLGDTTNFRLYLWDNGSKDGAADVIREVKDERIAERHLCPVNVMQAYPTEWYLDRCRSEIIGKIDDDTIAPYGWIDKIGNALKKNESLGMVGCWTFWPEDYERNRIEASKKVIDFGDHQILHNSYIGGTAFLMKRDIAKKYYIRNHMGNAFPIDRIKMTVDGYISGWYFPLIYAEHMDDPRSEYCLMKKKDEFNKNAALTAKVRNIRTPEQYLEWIMQDADNILTTPVNRQLKNIHGENSLVNRIKRRLKSSISRLL, encoded by the coding sequence ATGAATGAACCTGTCGATATATTGTTTATTACCTTTAACCGCATAGAGTATGTCAAAAAAACTATTAAACATCTGCTTGGTGATACTACAAATTTCCGCCTCTATTTATGGGATAATGGCTCAAAAGATGGTGCTGCTGATGTTATTAGAGAAGTAAAGGATGAAAGGATCGCAGAACGTCATCTATGTCCTGTTAATGTGATGCAGGCCTACCCGACCGAGTGGTATCTTGACAGATGCAGATCAGAGATTATTGGCAAGATCGATGATGATACAATTGCTCCATACGGATGGATAGACAAAATAGGAAATGCCCTTAAAAAGAATGAATCTCTTGGCATGGTAGGTTGCTGGACATTCTGGCCTGAAGATTATGAAAGAAACAGAATCGAGGCATCAAAGAAGGTTATAGACTTTGGAGATCATCAGATTCTGCACAATTCCTATATTGGTGGAACAGCTTTCCTGATGAAACGTGATATCGCAAAAAAATATTATATCAGGAATCATATGGGTAATGCCTTTCCGATAGATCGTATAAAGATGACAGTTGATGGTTACATAAGTGGGTGGTATTTTCCTCTCATATACGCTGAACATATGGATGATCCCAGGTCAGAATATTGCCTCATGAAAAAAAAGGATGAGTTTAACAAGAATGCCGCTTTAACCGCAAAGGTACGTAATATCAGGACACCTGAACAGTATCTTGAGTGGATCATGCAAGATGCGGATAATATCCTTACTACCCCGGTAAACAGGCAGTTAAAAAATATCCATGGTGAAAACTCTCTTGTCAACAGGATAAAAAGAAGGCTTAAAAGCTCAATTTCAAGACTGCTTTAG
- a CDS encoding oligosaccharide flippase family protein, producing MGKGGSHMIRLAGNLILTRILFPEAFGLMATANIVLVMAELFSDTGVKTAIIQNPRGAEPAFLNTVWVINIIRGIILSGFIIAIAWPLSAFYNQPVLMNIFFIMGISHFISGFENPALPLLIKNFEVERQVKMELVTQAVALTTTVLFAYFMQSVYALAIGYSISVLYRLIATYFAIRFRPRFSWDRETGKEIFNFGKYVFINTLITVTVFQLDVLLIGKILDMTNLSYYNIGKNLGILVFTFCSQVVSQSYLPAVSSVQNDILRVQRIFKRTITFFLTISIPVSLIMIIFSYDIIQIMYDPRYKLSYISLAWLAMAGMFRIIGNFSGATFFALGKPALETSSMAIGLFIVAIALFTGVHMGGLSGVSCGVAIAISFIPVIESFLLVRSVKFSIRTVIGPYLQVFFIGGICLIVHMIIKSWFISMFHNRILYALFIAIFSVILSLLVFRYIEGPNPFRDRGGGIPKS from the coding sequence ATGGGTAAGGGCGGAAGCCATATGATAAGGCTTGCCGGGAATTTAATCCTTACACGCATTCTTTTCCCGGAGGCATTTGGTCTCATGGCCACTGCCAATATTGTGCTGGTTATGGCAGAACTTTTTTCTGATACAGGTGTTAAAACCGCTATAATCCAAAATCCAAGAGGCGCAGAACCTGCTTTTCTTAATACGGTTTGGGTGATAAATATAATCAGGGGAATAATCCTAAGCGGCTTTATTATAGCAATAGCCTGGCCTTTATCCGCATTCTATAATCAACCTGTATTAATGAATATCTTTTTTATTATGGGTATAAGCCATTTTATATCAGGCTTTGAAAACCCTGCACTTCCTCTCCTTATAAAAAATTTCGAGGTGGAAAGACAGGTAAAGATGGAGCTTGTTACTCAAGCAGTAGCATTGACTACAACTGTTCTGTTTGCATATTTTATGCAGTCAGTCTATGCGCTCGCCATTGGATACAGTATATCAGTGCTTTACAGGTTGATAGCTACATATTTTGCAATCCGATTTCGACCTCGTTTTTCATGGGACAGGGAAACAGGAAAAGAGATATTTAATTTCGGCAAATATGTATTCATCAATACCCTGATCACAGTGACAGTCTTTCAGCTTGATGTACTTCTGATCGGTAAGATACTGGATATGACAAATCTATCTTATTACAACATAGGTAAAAACCTCGGCATACTGGTATTCACCTTCTGCAGTCAGGTGGTATCACAATCATACCTGCCTGCTGTTAGTTCAGTTCAGAATGATATCTTAAGGGTACAGCGTATCTTCAAAAGAACAATTACCTTTTTCCTGACGATTTCTATTCCTGTTTCTCTGATAATGATAATATTTTCATACGATATCATACAGATAATGTATGACCCCAGATATAAGCTTTCATATATATCTCTTGCCTGGCTTGCCATGGCCGGGATGTTCAGGATTATTGGGAATTTCTCCGGTGCCACATTTTTTGCGTTAGGAAAACCAGCGCTTGAAACTTCATCAATGGCGATAGGTCTTTTTATTGTAGCTATAGCGCTTTTTACAGGTGTCCATATGGGCGGGCTTTCAGGCGTCTCATGCGGGGTAGCTATTGCTATTTCATTTATACCTGTTATAGAAAGTTTTCTACTTGTACGCTCAGTAAAATTTTCTATAAGAACTGTTATAGGTCCATACCTGCAGGTATTTTTTATCGGTGGTATTTGCCTTATCGTTCATATGATAATTAAGTCATGGTTTATCTCCATGTTTCATAACAGGATTTTATATGCCTTATTTATAGCAATCTTTTCTGTAATTTTATCACTCCTTGTATTCCGCTATATTGAAGGGCCAAATCCATTTAGAGACAGGGGAGGGGGCATACCAAAAAGCTAA
- a CDS encoding glycosyltransferase — protein MEKILPKIGVVIIGINESAHIADCIKAIRDANYQQDLLDIVYVDGGSSDNTTDVAMGFNGVRVIQLNNPHPTPGRGRNAGWHILSAPIIQFLDADMIIDPDWLMHAHNILKDNVGAVTGMLRETYPDKNIYHILAEMEWAGKEGPCNFFGGGVLIKRKALEDANGYDEYLIAGEDPDLSYRIREKGWFINRSGHTMARHDINMSSFIKYLKRAFRGGYAYAEISFRYIKNREKIWLRETLRILIRSLLPLIIMLAGFISGFVFSGLILALLFAVKPAFSIFRFKNQFSRPWKDTIIYTVNAIIIVFPQLFGVIRHYYGLLSGKPLHNRIRVKKTSLP, from the coding sequence ATGGAAAAGATACTTCCTAAGATAGGCGTTGTAATAATAGGGATAAATGAATCCGCCCATATTGCTGATTGCATAAAGGCCATCAGGGATGCAAATTACCAGCAGGACTTACTGGATATAGTATATGTTGATGGCGGATCATCTGATAACACTACTGATGTAGCAATGGGCTTTAATGGTGTAAGAGTTATACAACTTAATAACCCTCACCCAACGCCGGGACGAGGGAGAAATGCCGGATGGCATATTCTTTCTGCTCCAATTATACAATTTCTTGATGCCGATATGATAATTGATCCTGACTGGCTTATGCATGCTCATAATATACTGAAAGATAATGTTGGTGCAGTAACAGGAATGCTTAGGGAAACCTATCCGGATAAAAACATATATCATATACTCGCAGAAATGGAGTGGGCAGGTAAAGAGGGACCATGTAACTTCTTCGGCGGGGGCGTATTGATTAAACGTAAGGCACTGGAGGATGCTAATGGGTATGATGAATACCTGATTGCAGGTGAAGACCCTGATTTAAGTTACAGGATCAGGGAAAAGGGCTGGTTCATTAACCGTTCAGGCCATACCATGGCCAGACATGATATCAATATGAGCAGTTTTATAAAATATCTAAAAAGGGCATTTCGGGGTGGATATGCATATGCAGAAATCTCATTTAGATATATCAAAAACAGAGAAAAGATATGGTTAAGAGAGACACTGCGCATACTGATCAGGTCTCTATTACCGCTTATCATAATGCTGGCAGGATTCATATCTGGGTTTGTGTTCTCTGGTCTGATACTCGCTTTACTGTTTGCAGTAAAACCGGCATTCAGCATTTTTAGATTTAAAAACCAGTTTAGCAGACCATGGAAAGATACAATAATATATACTGTAAATGCCATTATTATTGTATTCCCGCAGCTTTTCGGGGTGATCAGACATTATTATGGTTTACTATCTGGAAAACCTCTGCATAACAGGATTAGAGTTAAGAAAACCAGCCTTCCTTAG